The Nesterenkonia xinjiangensis genome contains a region encoding:
- a CDS encoding serine/threonine-protein kinase encodes MGDVFAGRYELVDPLGEGGVGTVWRAWDHRQQAYCAAKVLRQVDATSLLRFIREQSLRLDHPHVLAPTGWAGEDDKVLFTLPIIRGGSVSTLVGDFGPLPPRLVALLLDQLLAALGAIHAEGLVHRDVKPANLLLDATGRQRPQLWLGDFGIAAGIDEPRLTQGPYALGTPGYLAPECLRRGWDPDPRADLYSAGMCAVEMLVGLRPDQDTDAVEALAQAELPHSLPPQLVDVVTRLAAPSLTARTQEAAAARRALAESQLCADQVPMEGILGEVEVFDHVPEFPAGWSARGPVDGRGAGSPAGAATPSGAPTPAVVSTAMPGRREAPTRPAPHAPVLSAAQPMARPTSPRQDPPRQDPPRQDPPRQDPPPQDPPRGRFSVQGRVRGLGIALGLILLGLLVLIATVWIVLT; translated from the coding sequence ATGGGGGATGTCTTCGCCGGACGCTATGAACTCGTCGACCCGCTGGGAGAAGGCGGCGTCGGCACGGTGTGGCGCGCCTGGGACCACCGCCAGCAGGCCTACTGCGCGGCCAAGGTGCTGCGGCAGGTGGACGCCACCTCTCTGCTGCGCTTCATCCGTGAGCAGAGCCTGCGCCTGGACCACCCGCATGTGCTGGCCCCCACCGGATGGGCCGGCGAGGACGACAAGGTCCTCTTCACCCTGCCGATCATCCGCGGCGGCTCCGTCTCCACCCTGGTGGGGGACTTCGGACCGCTGCCGCCCCGGCTGGTCGCCCTGCTGCTGGACCAGCTGCTGGCCGCTCTGGGGGCCATCCACGCCGAAGGGCTCGTCCACCGCGACGTCAAGCCCGCCAACCTGCTCCTCGACGCCACCGGTCGTCAGCGCCCGCAGCTGTGGCTGGGGGACTTCGGGATCGCCGCCGGAATCGATGAGCCGCGGCTCACCCAGGGCCCTTATGCGTTGGGCACCCCCGGTTATCTCGCCCCGGAATGCCTGCGTCGGGGCTGGGATCCAGATCCGCGCGCTGATCTCTACTCGGCGGGCATGTGCGCGGTGGAGATGCTCGTCGGGCTGCGCCCGGATCAGGACACCGACGCCGTCGAGGCGCTCGCTCAGGCCGAGCTCCCTCACTCGCTGCCGCCGCAGCTGGTCGACGTCGTCACACGCCTGGCGGCGCCGAGCTTGACGGCCCGCACCCAGGAAGCGGCGGCCGCCCGCCGGGCGCTCGCCGAGTCCCAGCTGTGCGCCGACCAGGTGCCGATGGAGGGCATCCTCGGGGAGGTGGAGGTCTTCGACCACGTCCCGGAGTTCCCGGCAGGCTGGTCCGCGCGCGGACCTGTGGACGGGCGCGGCGCCGGCTCACCCGCGGGGGCGGCAACGCCTTCCGGCGCCCCGACTCCCGCCGTGGTCTCCACCGCGATGCCGGGCCGCCGGGAGGCACCGACGCGCCCCGCCCCCCATGCTCCCGTCCTGTCTGCGGCGCAGCCGATGGCCCGGCCGACGTCGCCACGGCAGGATCCGCCACGGCAGGATCCGCCACGGCAGGATCCGCCACGGCAGGATCCGCCACCGCAGGATCCGCCACGTGGGCGGTTCTCCGTTCAGGGCAGAGTCCGCGGGCTCGGGATCGCGCTAGGGCTGATCCTGCTGGGCCTTCTGGTGCTGATCGCGACCGTCTGGATAGTGCTGACGTGA
- a CDS encoding GntR family transcriptional regulator has translation MTGFAFTSIAEALREEIRAGVLGVGDSLPSERALSERFGVSPGTVRVALKELVSEGTVDGTRGRPKTVVRVPRPQSSFGEFHSFAQWARGHGREPGGQVMENRWQIASEMDEALLQARVGQRVLAVTRLRSLDGETVMLERTHYPEWLGEIVEALPPETPSVTAVLADRHQVHFSHAEHMFGAEGAKARDATMLGISRGTALLMHRRVSRDPAGRVLEWSTDRYISGRILLSVGNSWNSNPLRWALPGSEPGL, from the coding sequence ATGACAGGCTTCGCCTTCACCAGCATCGCCGAGGCGCTGCGCGAGGAGATCCGCGCCGGAGTGCTCGGCGTGGGGGACTCCCTGCCCTCCGAGCGTGCCCTGAGCGAGCGATTCGGCGTCTCGCCGGGCACAGTGCGCGTCGCGCTCAAGGAACTGGTCTCCGAGGGCACGGTGGACGGCACCCGTGGGCGACCGAAGACCGTGGTCCGGGTGCCTCGCCCGCAGTCCAGCTTCGGGGAGTTCCACAGCTTCGCCCAGTGGGCCCGCGGGCACGGCCGGGAGCCCGGCGGGCAGGTCATGGAGAACCGCTGGCAGATCGCCTCAGAGATGGACGAGGCGCTGCTGCAGGCCCGGGTCGGGCAGCGGGTGCTCGCTGTGACCCGCCTCCGCTCTCTCGACGGGGAGACGGTCATGCTCGAGCGAACCCACTATCCCGAATGGCTCGGCGAGATCGTCGAGGCCCTGCCCCCGGAGACCCCGTCGGTCACCGCAGTGTTGGCGGATCGCCACCAGGTCCACTTCAGCCATGCCGAGCACATGTTCGGCGCCGAAGGCGCCAAGGCCCGGGACGCGACCATGCTGGGGATCTCCCGCGGCACAGCCCTGCTGATGCACCGGCGGGTCTCCCGGGACCCGGCCGGACGGGTGCTGGAATGGTCCACCGACCGCTACATCTCCGGACGGATTCTGCTCTCGGTGGGCAACTCGTGGAACTCCAACCCGCTCCGCTGGGCGCTTCCCGGGTCAGAGCCCGGGCTCTGA
- a CDS encoding ABC transporter substrate-binding protein — protein sequence MSIRTSTLLGTLTITAVAVTACGGDAGESDTSAAWREATSAEDGGGMDQLIEDAQAEGTFTAMGLYDDWANYGGLLEAFSEKYDIEIVNDTSTGSSQDLINAVVNRQGQADSLDYLDTGVSFAHDADEDGLLAEYAPATIDDIDEEFIGENGTWINHLGGTIAIGCDTSRIEECPTSFADLLDDAYRGQVAIPGDPTTGESGFMIVHAAALANGGSLDDIEPGIEFFSELDEIGNFIPVEAGAGTIETGETPIVLEWDYNLQPIAEDLAEDADIELEINTPSDGEVSSFYAASLNDDAPHPAVARLFFEFLFSDEGQNLLLEGAVSPVRLDAMIESGTVDQDALDELPNSDGITAPMPTLEQRQANQAVINEQWSGAIQ from the coding sequence ATGAGCATTCGCACAAGCACCCTGCTCGGCACCCTGACCATCACCGCAGTGGCAGTGACCGCCTGCGGCGGCGACGCAGGAGAGTCAGACACCTCCGCCGCCTGGCGTGAGGCCACCTCCGCTGAGGACGGAGGCGGCATGGACCAGCTCATCGAGGACGCCCAGGCCGAGGGCACCTTCACTGCGATGGGTCTCTACGACGACTGGGCCAACTACGGCGGCCTGCTGGAGGCCTTCTCGGAGAAGTACGACATCGAGATCGTCAATGACACCTCCACCGGCTCCAGCCAGGACCTGATCAACGCCGTGGTCAACCGCCAGGGGCAGGCCGACTCGTTGGACTACCTGGACACCGGGGTCAGCTTCGCCCATGACGCCGACGAGGACGGCCTGCTGGCGGAGTACGCCCCGGCCACGATCGACGACATCGATGAGGAGTTCATCGGCGAGAACGGCACCTGGATCAACCACCTGGGCGGCACCATCGCCATCGGCTGCGACACCTCGCGGATCGAGGAGTGCCCGACCAGCTTCGCCGACCTGCTCGACGACGCCTACCGCGGCCAGGTCGCGATCCCCGGGGACCCCACCACCGGTGAGTCCGGCTTCATGATCGTCCACGCCGCAGCCCTGGCCAACGGCGGCAGCCTCGACGACATCGAGCCCGGCATCGAGTTCTTCTCGGAGCTGGACGAGATCGGCAACTTCATCCCTGTGGAAGCCGGCGCCGGCACCATCGAGACCGGGGAGACCCCGATCGTGCTCGAGTGGGACTACAACCTGCAGCCCATCGCCGAGGATCTCGCCGAGGACGCCGACATCGAGCTGGAGATCAACACCCCTTCTGACGGTGAGGTCTCCTCCTTCTACGCCGCCTCCCTCAACGACGATGCCCCGCATCCGGCCGTGGCGCGGCTGTTCTTCGAGTTCCTCTTCTCCGACGAGGGCCAGAACCTGCTCCTCGAGGGTGCGGTGAGCCCGGTGCGCCTGGACGCCATGATCGAGTCCGGAACCGTGGACCAGGACGCCCTGGACGAGCTTCCCAACTCGGACGGGATCACCGCCCCGATGCCCACCCTGGAGCAGCGCCAGGCCAACCAGGCCGTCATCAACGAGCAGTGGTCCGGGGCCATCCAGTGA
- a CDS encoding spermidine/putrescine ABC transporter permease, protein MNRTAASAAAPASTPTRGRRAGGALSSPAVLALAPMTLVLLAFFIVPILGMGMVAFTVDAPDGGTALGLDHFLGLTDHSRAIGNSVKVSLVGAAIGALIGTITSFCIAQIRSRRLDSVVAVLSSVLANDGGAPLAFSFIVTLGNTGLLFGLLGLDAIGFSLYSWQGLVVMYQYFLIPTMIMVTLPTFVGLRREWQEANTALGGSPWTFWRRVGLPVATPALLGGWILLFGSAYATHASAAVLIGTGVYPLVPLSIASELRSGASGGGEATAMALGVTMVVIAIVVLFLFTRLQRRSARWLQ, encoded by the coding sequence GTGAACCGCACGGCCGCCAGCGCCGCGGCACCTGCGTCCACACCGACGCGAGGACGGCGCGCCGGCGGAGCTCTGAGCTCCCCTGCCGTCCTCGCCCTGGCCCCGATGACGCTGGTGCTGCTGGCCTTCTTCATCGTGCCCATCCTCGGGATGGGGATGGTCGCCTTCACCGTGGACGCACCGGACGGCGGCACGGCCCTCGGGCTGGACCACTTCCTGGGACTGACCGACCACTCCCGGGCGATCGGCAACTCGGTGAAGGTCTCGCTGGTGGGCGCCGCCATAGGCGCACTCATCGGGACGATCACGTCCTTCTGCATCGCGCAGATCCGCAGCCGCCGGCTGGACTCGGTGGTGGCGGTGCTCTCCTCGGTGCTGGCCAACGACGGCGGCGCCCCGCTGGCGTTCTCCTTCATCGTCACCCTGGGCAACACCGGCCTGCTCTTCGGGCTGCTGGGCCTCGACGCCATCGGCTTCTCGCTCTACAGCTGGCAGGGGCTGGTGGTGATGTACCAGTACTTCCTCATCCCCACGATGATCATGGTCACCCTGCCGACCTTCGTCGGTCTGCGCCGCGAATGGCAGGAGGCCAACACCGCTCTGGGCGGATCCCCCTGGACGTTCTGGCGCCGAGTCGGTCTGCCGGTGGCCACGCCGGCGCTGCTGGGCGGATGGATCCTGCTCTTCGGCTCCGCCTACGCCACCCACGCCTCGGCCGCGGTGCTGATCGGCACCGGTGTCTATCCGCTGGTCCCGCTGAGCATCGCCTCCGAGCTGCGCTCCGGGGCCTCCGGCGGAGGCGAGGCCACAGCCATGGCGCTGGGCGTGACCATGGTCGTCATCGCCATCGTCGTGCTGTTCCTGTTCACCCGCCTACAGAGGAGGTCCGCCCGATGGCTCCAGTGA
- a CDS encoding ABC transporter permease, whose translation MAPVTRHGWLRWLPVVAVAVYIAVPLICSVIYAVFPGGSFSLRAYSVLTEDASLLAAALRTVTVAGLTIAALLAVLVPAVVAVHLWAPRLRPVLEILCTLPLVVPAIALAAGIVGLLRWGAQQGRGSFASQISQFMQNPDLPLILVGTYVVLCLPFTFRSIDAGLRTIPLKAMVEGSASLGSSTWGTIWRVVMPNIRGPVLFSIFFATALCFGEFSVAATLSQQTVPVWLFTVSNTDFRASIAVAVLLNLTTWALMLTATLIAGRSAPSARTTDAAEDISTPDDDAGPVPTPDLQKVSV comes from the coding sequence ATGGCTCCAGTGACCCGACACGGCTGGCTGCGCTGGCTGCCGGTCGTGGCCGTGGCGGTCTACATCGCCGTGCCGCTGATCTGCTCAGTGATCTACGCCGTCTTTCCCGGTGGAAGCTTCTCCCTGCGCGCCTACTCCGTGCTCACCGAGGACGCCAGCCTGCTCGCGGCCGCCCTGCGCACCGTCACGGTGGCCGGGCTGACCATCGCCGCGCTTCTCGCCGTGCTGGTGCCCGCCGTCGTCGCCGTCCACCTGTGGGCCCCGCGGCTGCGCCCGGTGTTGGAGATCCTGTGCACGCTGCCCCTGGTGGTTCCGGCCATCGCGCTGGCGGCCGGCATCGTCGGGCTGCTGCGCTGGGGCGCCCAGCAGGGGCGCGGGTCCTTCGCCAGCCAGATCAGCCAGTTCATGCAGAACCCTGATCTGCCGCTGATCCTGGTGGGCACCTATGTGGTGCTGTGCCTGCCGTTCACCTTCCGCTCGATCGACGCCGGGCTGCGCACGATCCCGCTCAAGGCCATGGTCGAAGGCTCCGCCTCGCTGGGGTCCTCCACCTGGGGGACCATCTGGCGCGTGGTGATGCCCAACATCCGCGGGCCGGTGCTGTTCTCGATCTTCTTCGCCACGGCACTGTGCTTCGGCGAGTTCTCCGTGGCCGCCACGCTGAGCCAGCAGACCGTGCCGGTGTGGCTGTTCACCGTCTCGAACACGGATTTCCGGGCCTCCATCGCGGTGGCGGTCCTGCTGAACCTGACCACCTGGGCGCTGATGCTGACCGCCACGCTGATCGCCGGACGGTCCGCCCCCAGTGCGCGGACCACGGATGCCGCGGAGGACATCTCCACCCCCGACGACGACGCCGGCCCCGTTCCGACCCCCGACCTGCAGAAAGTGAGCGTGTGA
- a CDS encoding ABC transporter ATP-binding protein codes for MSTATDTPARQTASAGAATSTSENEVVLEDVTKRFGRTTVLESLNLRLAPGELISVLGPSGCGKTTALRILAGFERPTAGRVLVAGQDVTAMPPNRRDIGMVFQAYSLFPNLSVRQNVEYGLRVRRVRAEARRRAAEELLEMCGLGSLGERYPHQLSGGQQQRVALARALAVQPSVLLLDEPLSALDAIVRTQIREEIRRLQQQLGITTMFVTHDQEEALAIADRVAVLNGGVIEQIDVPQAVYQRPASEFVARFVGTVTTLGAEASFTRGALPARLPGPGLDTVFIRPEDLTLVPAADGGCTVVSQVYTGERTVVRAESAEGPTVTTSVSSSEAADLLPGTRVTPHVLAAPALRLPAGAAQRVSP; via the coding sequence ATGAGCACCGCCACCGACACCCCCGCCCGGCAGACCGCGAGCGCCGGCGCCGCGACGTCGACTTCCGAGAACGAGGTCGTCCTCGAAGACGTCACCAAGCGTTTCGGCCGCACCACTGTGCTGGAGAGCCTGAACCTTCGCCTGGCTCCCGGCGAGCTGATCTCCGTGCTGGGGCCCTCAGGCTGCGGCAAGACCACGGCGCTGCGCATCCTGGCCGGCTTCGAACGCCCCACCGCAGGCCGGGTCCTGGTGGCCGGTCAGGATGTCACCGCGATGCCGCCGAACCGTCGGGACATCGGCATGGTCTTCCAGGCCTACAGCCTCTTCCCCAACCTCTCGGTCCGGCAGAACGTCGAGTACGGTCTGCGTGTGCGCCGGGTCCGGGCCGAGGCCCGCCGCCGTGCGGCCGAGGAGCTGCTGGAGATGTGCGGGCTCGGGAGTCTGGGCGAGCGCTATCCCCACCAGCTCTCCGGAGGCCAGCAGCAGCGGGTCGCGCTGGCCCGCGCCCTGGCCGTGCAGCCCTCGGTGCTGCTGCTCGACGAGCCGCTCTCCGCCCTGGACGCCATCGTGCGCACCCAGATCCGCGAGGAGATCCGCCGGCTGCAGCAGCAGCTGGGGATCACCACCATGTTCGTCACCCATGATCAGGAGGAGGCGCTGGCCATCGCCGACCGCGTGGCGGTGCTCAACGGCGGGGTCATCGAACAGATCGACGTTCCGCAGGCCGTCTACCAGAGGCCGGCCAGCGAGTTCGTGGCCCGCTTCGTCGGCACGGTCACCACGCTCGGCGCCGAGGCGTCCTTCACCCGCGGAGCACTGCCCGCCCGACTCCCGGGCCCCGGTCTGGACACCGTCTTCATCCGGCCCGAAGACCTCACGTTGGTGCCCGCGGCGGACGGCGGCTGCACTGTGGTCTCACAGGTCTACACGGGCGAACGCACAGTGGTGCGGGCAGAGTCCGCAGAGGGCCCCACCGTGACCACGTCGGTCTCATCCTCCGAGGCGGCCGATCTGCTGCCCGGCACCCGGGTCACCCCGCATGTGCTGGCAGCGCCGGCCCTGCGTCTGCCCGCCGGTGCGGCCCAGCGGGTCTCGCCATGA
- a CDS encoding HAD family hydrolase, whose product MIGAGERALFSREGDPRTVLSAEAVVFDCDGLLVDSESVWMELIAAWLPRDEASRAVRLEGFRGLGVDDAARRLADLLGRPWTSAGIQEELVERYSALLADGVRPMPGAVELVGSLSGRIPLAVASNGLRTDVLAMLADVGILEMVDVVRTLDDVSAGKPAPDLYLAAAAALGVSPDRAVAFEDSPAGAHAAGAAGMTVIGVNADHAVELDCTLRMTCLSELARDDRRNPQVAPAASRLKTDPL is encoded by the coding sequence ATGATCGGGGCCGGAGAGCGTGCCCTGTTCAGCCGGGAAGGAGATCCGCGGACCGTGCTGAGCGCCGAGGCTGTGGTCTTCGACTGCGACGGCCTGCTGGTGGACTCCGAATCCGTGTGGATGGAGCTGATCGCCGCCTGGCTGCCCCGAGACGAGGCCTCACGGGCCGTCAGGCTGGAGGGCTTCCGTGGGCTCGGCGTGGACGACGCCGCCCGCCGGCTGGCCGATCTGCTCGGCCGTCCTTGGACCTCCGCAGGGATCCAGGAAGAGCTGGTGGAGCGCTACTCGGCGCTGCTGGCCGACGGTGTCCGCCCGATGCCCGGAGCGGTGGAGCTGGTCGGGTCGCTCTCCGGCCGGATACCGCTGGCCGTGGCCAGCAACGGGCTGCGCACTGACGTGCTCGCCATGCTGGCCGACGTGGGGATCCTGGAGATGGTCGACGTCGTGCGCACCCTCGATGACGTCTCGGCAGGCAAGCCCGCTCCGGATCTGTACCTGGCCGCAGCCGCGGCTCTGGGGGTGAGCCCGGACCGCGCAGTGGCGTTCGAGGACTCCCCCGCGGGCGCCCATGCGGCAGGCGCGGCCGGGATGACGGTGATCGGTGTGAACGCCGACCACGCCGTGGAGCTGGACTGCACTCTGCGGATGACGTGCCTCTCCGAGCTGGCCCGTGACGATCGGCGGAACCCGCAGGTGGCGCCGGCGGCGTCCAGGCTGAAGACTGACCCGCTGTGA
- a CDS encoding endonuclease/exonuclease/phosphatase family protein, whose translation MTADEHHEHDETDLEETMTSPTSPATPTALTAETDRPALRLFCWNLWFGGEKVNLGRHKQVDVLRGQQIDLLFLQECWGDAGGRLGRTLGMTVAQQSWDNAVLAAGGVRLLGTGTAPYATAAIAQTRVGEVLAWSVHLAPQDYGPYRSAELPERPDAVFAQEGELTRDQQAQQVLAETDRILTEHGDMPVIIAGDFNVPSPVDWEGTDRPAADWPATRRLIDAGYTDAFRAVHPDPVRTPGRSWSQIHTLTDEPRDRIDFIYVRGLDVLAADHLGGAADGEDAPDDQGFVEYGGVCRHIPDHEDNEFPSDHLAVRAVVAAG comes from the coding sequence GTGACCGCTGACGAGCACCATGAGCATGATGAGACCGACCTGGAGGAGACCATGACCTCGCCCACCTCACCGGCGACCCCGACCGCCCTGACCGCGGAGACCGACCGTCCCGCACTGCGCCTGTTCTGCTGGAACCTCTGGTTCGGCGGCGAGAAGGTGAACCTCGGCCGGCACAAGCAGGTCGATGTGCTGCGGGGGCAGCAGATCGACCTGCTCTTCCTGCAGGAGTGCTGGGGCGACGCCGGCGGCCGGCTCGGCCGCACCCTGGGGATGACGGTGGCCCAGCAGTCCTGGGACAACGCGGTGCTCGCCGCGGGAGGGGTCCGGCTGCTGGGCACCGGCACCGCTCCGTACGCGACCGCCGCGATCGCCCAGACCCGGGTCGGTGAGGTGCTCGCCTGGTCGGTGCACCTGGCTCCGCAGGACTACGGGCCCTACCGGTCCGCCGAGCTGCCCGAGAGGCCGGACGCGGTCTTCGCCCAGGAGGGAGAGCTGACCCGCGACCAGCAGGCCCAGCAGGTGCTCGCCGAGACCGACCGGATCCTGACCGAGCACGGTGACATGCCCGTGATCATCGCCGGGGACTTCAACGTGCCCTCCCCGGTGGACTGGGAGGGCACGGACCGTCCAGCGGCCGACTGGCCGGCCACCCGACGGCTCATCGACGCCGGCTACACCGACGCGTTCCGTGCCGTGCACCCGGACCCGGTGCGCACCCCGGGCCGGTCCTGGTCCCAGATCCATACGCTGACCGATGAGCCGCGGGACCGGATCGACTTCATCTATGTCCGCGGCCTCGACGTCCTCGCCGCCGACCATCTGGGAGGGGCGGCCGACGGCGAGGATGCCCCTGACGATCAGGGCTTCGTGGAGTACGGCGGGGTGTGCCGGCACATCCCGGATCACGAGGACAACGAGTTCCCCTCAGACCACCTGGCCGTGCGAGCCGTGGTCGCCGCCGGCTGA